One window of the Flavobacteriales bacterium genome contains the following:
- a CDS encoding phosphoenolpyruvate synthase, with protein MATKTHIGGKATSLHFLTKNGFNVPPFVVFNETEIKNLTEQKLNEKMVSMHSVEHFAVRSSANVEDGLRHSFAGQFETKLYVKRTDLLKTIQEVHQSKFSERVQTYLAKTDISTKDLELAIIVQEMIESDFSGVGFSKNPTKPYKNEQVISSVFGLGEGLVSGALAADTFIRKNNGHWQKTIAHKNEMFIILNHEVAHFSVPDEMRDKSSMNDTELNEVSAILSKLEKLYGCPQDIEFCYQNNQLYLLQSRPITTIDKNKQHIIWDNSNIVESYPGITLPFTFSFILEIYESVYFNFGKMLGVPKTQLEANKEVFAEMLGHIKGRVYYHLINWYKALAMLPAYQLNAQYMEKMMGVSEPLGVEFTLKKQPTKAQSYLHLAKMVFNLLKTNWQLPKRKKEFTKKINHIISDYKKQDYGKKKASEIWADYGQFKKLLVNEWTPPLANDLFAMIYFGTLEKLSDKWLHQPGLHTDLVIGKYPLKSVEPAKMVNQIIETAIDEDKLNQLKTSSEKAIWLLCQTGQFGQTGTLIMEYIQQYGDRSIGELKLENETFTQNPESFIAVLKSYNKAAEGQKVVAQNAEEVSKHLPFWKRKIFCYVANKAAETVSDRENLRFDRTFGFGTVRMFLWEMGKKWQEQEILNHHSDIFYLSEKEIDLFLGDKLTTVRLQKTISDRKKEFAEYSKIESLPARIHEYGEEFDLDDDSNSTEGQLHGIPCCAGELEAAVSILSQPNEVKSLNGNILVTTSTDPGWITIFQSASGIVVERGSTLSHAAIVSRELGIPCIVGVKGITKLLKNGDLIKMNGKTGVIEQK; from the coding sequence ATGGCGACAAAAACTCATATCGGTGGCAAAGCAACCTCGTTGCATTTTTTAACCAAAAATGGTTTTAACGTACCGCCATTTGTGGTTTTCAATGAAACCGAAATAAAGAATCTTACCGAACAAAAGCTGAACGAAAAAATGGTTTCAATGCATTCTGTTGAGCATTTTGCCGTTCGTTCATCCGCCAATGTGGAAGATGGTTTGCGGCATAGTTTTGCCGGTCAATTTGAGACTAAATTGTATGTAAAAAGAACTGACTTATTAAAAACCATTCAGGAAGTTCATCAATCCAAATTTTCAGAGAGAGTTCAAACCTATTTGGCCAAAACAGACATTAGTACGAAGGATTTGGAGTTGGCAATTATTGTTCAAGAAATGATTGAGTCCGACTTTAGCGGTGTTGGCTTCAGCAAAAATCCCACAAAACCGTATAAAAATGAGCAGGTCATTTCAAGTGTTTTTGGACTTGGTGAAGGCCTTGTTTCGGGTGCTTTGGCTGCTGACACCTTTATAAGGAAAAACAATGGCCATTGGCAAAAAACCATTGCCCATAAAAACGAAATGTTCATCATTCTCAACCATGAGGTTGCTCATTTTTCAGTGCCAGATGAAATGAGAGATAAAAGTAGCATGAACGATACTGAATTGAATGAGGTATCGGCTATTCTGTCGAAACTCGAAAAACTATATGGCTGCCCGCAAGACATAGAATTTTGCTACCAAAACAACCAACTTTATCTGCTTCAAAGCCGCCCCATAACGACCATCGACAAAAACAAGCAACACATTATTTGGGATAACAGCAACATTGTTGAGTCATATCCGGGCATTACATTGCCCTTCACGTTCTCGTTTATTTTGGAAATTTACGAGTCGGTTTATTTCAATTTTGGCAAAATGCTCGGAGTTCCTAAAACGCAGTTAGAGGCCAACAAAGAAGTATTTGCCGAGATGTTAGGACACATAAAAGGCCGCGTTTATTATCATCTTATCAATTGGTATAAGGCATTGGCCATGCTGCCAGCCTATCAATTAAATGCCCAATATATGGAAAAAATGATGGGCGTTTCAGAGCCTTTGGGTGTTGAATTTACGCTAAAGAAGCAACCAACCAAAGCTCAGTCCTATCTCCATTTGGCAAAAATGGTTTTCAATTTATTGAAGACAAATTGGCAGTTGCCAAAACGAAAAAAGGAGTTTACAAAAAAGATAAACCATATAATTTCTGACTACAAAAAACAAGATTACGGCAAAAAAAAGGCATCTGAAATTTGGGCGGATTATGGTCAGTTCAAAAAACTTTTGGTCAACGAGTGGACACCTCCATTGGCCAATGATTTATTTGCCATGATTTATTTTGGTACGCTCGAAAAATTATCGGACAAGTGGCTGCACCAACCGGGTTTGCACACAGATTTGGTTATTGGCAAATACCCATTAAAATCAGTAGAACCGGCCAAAATGGTCAATCAGATTATTGAAACGGCAATTGACGAGGACAAACTAAATCAATTAAAAACCTCCTCAGAAAAAGCTATTTGGTTGCTTTGTCAAACAGGGCAATTTGGCCAGACAGGTACTTTAATAATGGAGTACATTCAGCAATATGGCGACCGCAGCATTGGCGAGTTAAAACTTGAAAATGAAACCTTTACACAAAATCCTGAATCGTTTATTGCTGTATTAAAATCGTACAACAAAGCCGCAGAAGGGCAAAAAGTGGTTGCACAAAATGCCGAGGAAGTTTCGAAACACCTTCCTTTTTGGAAACGAAAAATATTCTGCTATGTAGCAAACAAAGCCGCCGAAACAGTAAGTGACCGAGAAAATTTGAGATTTGACCGGACATTTGGTTTTGGCACCGTTCGCATGTTTCTTTGGGAGATGGGCAAAAAATGGCAAGAACAAGAAATTTTGAATCATCACTCGGATATTTTTTATCTTTCAGAAAAAGAAATTGATTTGTTTTTGGGGGATAAATTGACCACAGTAAGGCTGCAAAAAACAATATCCGACCGCAAAAAAGAATTTGCCGAATATTCTAAAATCGAATCACTTCCTGCCAGAATCCATGAGTATGGGGAGGAGTTTGATTTGGATGATGACAGCAACTCAACCGAGGGGCAATTGCACGGAATACCCTGCTGTGCCGGAGAGTTAGAAGCCGCTGTAAGCATTTTGAGCCAGCCAAACGAAGTGAAAAGTTTGAACGGAAATATTTTGGTAACCACCAGCACCGACCCGGGTTGGATAACCATTTTTCAATCTGCATCCGGCATTGTAGTAGAACGGGGCAGCACCCTAAGCCATGCTGCCATTGTAAGCCGCGAGTTGGGCATACCGTGCATTGTTGGGGTAAAAGGCATAACCAAATTGCTAAAAAACGGCGATTTGATAAAAATGAATGGAAAAACGGGAGTTATAGAGCAAAAATGA
- a CDS encoding DUF3419 family protein, translating into MNNPLKYSNCWEDAFLLGNHLNVHAESRVMSVASGGDNSLYLLQYAPAEMLCIDLNEIQLFVTQFKESAIRMLEYSDFLALLGFVEHPNRQALYQKIKPDLPQKAQDFFESHFYLIDNKIIHQGKFEHYFQLFSGRILPLIHNSKKVAQLFKNKSEQEQNDFYKNLWDTWRWRLLFKIFFSRFVMGKWGREPEKLKHVKGTVGNKIYQMAGRHLADRHCQHNYILTYCLTGNFGNNLPPYARPEIFEKTKNWLSENRIKYSLCSLQEAVANYPNYTRFNLSNIFEYMTDDEFNQNIQTLTKHSASGSIICYWNLMVERIISHTEWKEKEHLGNDLGFFYQKFNVFEK; encoded by the coding sequence ATGAACAATCCGTTGAAATACAGCAACTGTTGGGAAGATGCCTTTTTGTTGGGCAACCACCTCAATGTGCATGCCGAAAGCAGGGTTATGTCTGTGGCTTCGGGTGGAGACAACAGTCTTTATCTCTTACAGTATGCTCCCGCCGAGATGTTGTGCATCGACCTGAATGAAATTCAACTGTTTGTAACCCAATTCAAAGAATCGGCCATACGAATGTTGGAATATTCAGATTTTTTGGCTCTTCTGGGATTTGTAGAACACCCAAACCGTCAGGCACTCTATCAAAAAATAAAACCAGATTTGCCACAAAAAGCACAAGATTTTTTTGAGAGCCATTTTTACTTGATAGACAACAAAATCATACATCAAGGCAAGTTTGAGCATTACTTTCAACTGTTTTCAGGCCGAATTTTGCCATTGATACACAACTCAAAAAAAGTGGCACAACTATTTAAAAACAAATCAGAACAAGAGCAAAACGATTTTTATAAAAACCTTTGGGATACATGGCGTTGGCGGCTGCTTTTTAAGATTTTTTTCAGTCGGTTTGTAATGGGCAAATGGGGAAGAGAACCTGAAAAATTGAAACATGTAAAAGGAACTGTTGGCAACAAAATATACCAAATGGCCGGAAGACATTTGGCCGACAGACATTGTCAGCACAACTACATTTTAACCTACTGCCTTACCGGGAATTTTGGCAACAATTTACCTCCTTATGCAAGACCTGAAATATTCGAAAAAACAAAAAATTGGCTGTCTGAAAACCGCATAAAATACAGTCTTTGCTCATTGCAAGAGGCTGTTGCCAATTATCCAAACTACACCCGATTTAACCTATCAAATATTTTTGAATATATGACAGATGATGAGTTCAATCAAAATATCCAAACACTGACTAAACATTCGGCAAGCGGCTCTATTATTTGTTATTGGAATCTAATGGTAGAGCGGATTATCTCTCATACTGAATGGAAGGAAAAAGAACATTTGGGCAACGATTTAGGCTTTTTTTATCAAAAATTTAATGTGTTCGAAAAATGA
- a CDS encoding phosphatidate cytidylyltransferase has translation MKEIVIYSGIYLALFGITEWLYHKQKFQAETTRKIVHICTGIIALTFPSYLLHLWQTALLCGSFLLLMFVSERYRWFKSITAVERKSYGSWLFAVVVLLCFFIQQKLDNTTLYFAPILVLSLADPMAAFIGKKLHFKPFTVWGQTKTLGGTLAFMATCFVILLILNTGEITFSKLLKLLLISGITAVVEAISTKGWDNLTIPISIIVLLYFFN, from the coding sequence ATGAAAGAAATTGTCATTTATTCTGGTATCTACTTGGCTCTGTTTGGTATAACGGAGTGGCTCTATCACAAACAAAAATTTCAGGCTGAAACCACTCGAAAAATTGTACACATCTGCACCGGAATCATTGCCTTGACCTTTCCTTCCTACCTTCTACATTTATGGCAAACCGCCCTTTTGTGCGGGTCATTTCTATTGCTCATGTTTGTCAGCGAACGCTATCGATGGTTCAAGTCCATCACTGCCGTTGAGCGAAAATCGTATGGAAGTTGGCTGTTTGCCGTGGTGGTTTTGCTCTGCTTTTTCATCCAACAAAAGTTAGATAATACCACCCTGTATTTTGCACCCATTTTAGTGCTTTCTCTGGCCGACCCAATGGCAGCTTTTATTGGCAAAAAGCTGCATTTCAAACCATTTACCGTGTGGGGTCAAACAAAAACCCTGGGTGGCACTCTGGCATTTATGGCCACCTGTTTTGTTATTTTGTTGATTTTGAATACTGGAGAAATAACTTTTAGTAAACTTTTGAAACTACTGCTTATTTCAGGTATTACTGCCGTTGTAGAGGCCATTTCTACCAAAGGTTGGGATAATTTGACCATACCTATTTCGATAATTGTTTTACTTTATTTTTTTAATTAG
- a CDS encoding SRPBCC family protein: MKKVRVILLVLLAVLLVLVIFSPFKKNAATNEYRLETKVTIHAPVEKTFGYLGNSDNAKKWSVYVDHITSLNPEKHPDGTLLSTRRCFKNANEKGIQWDEDIVKIEPNVMRELTIYNMKNFPLKTDNLVTRQLYKPADSQTTELIFGLYKNVEKCTFWDIIKMKLTGYVVAKIFKGNLKNIKQEVEK, encoded by the coding sequence ATGAAAAAAGTCAGGGTTATACTCCTAGTTTTATTGGCTGTCCTATTGGTATTGGTCATTTTTAGCCCATTCAAAAAAAACGCTGCAACCAACGAATATAGGCTCGAAACAAAGGTAACTATTCATGCACCTGTCGAGAAAACTTTCGGCTATTTGGGCAACTCCGACAACGCAAAAAAGTGGTCTGTTTATGTTGACCACATTACTTCGCTAAACCCCGAAAAACACCCTGATGGGACGCTGCTTTCTACCCGAAGATGCTTTAAAAATGCCAACGAAAAAGGGATTCAATGGGATGAAGACATTGTAAAAATCGAACCAAATGTGATGCGAGAATTGACTATTTACAACATGAAGAATTTCCCTCTCAAAACTGACAACCTTGTTACCCGACAGCTATACAAACCCGCTGATAGCCAAACCACTGAGTTGATTTTTGGGCTATATAAAAATGTCGAAAAATGCACCTTTTGGGATATTATAAAAATGAAATTGACCGGATATGTGGTTGCTAAGATTTTTAAAGGAAATCTAAAAAACATCAAACAGGAGGTGGAAAAATGA
- a CDS encoding AMP-binding protein, translating to MNIVNHFFEAAKQHPLATAMVEKQRVLSFSDMQKQVEQTAFSLSKKGIKSNQNILVMMPVGIDLYVHILAIFQIGARVVLVDQIFPKKGVLYAFKKAECTAIVTNHFLSVFRLFFFSSGLFGNVFSIKKNPERLKQISQKTRDDEALITFTSGSTGNAKAANRTHGFLDIQLQTIIQKTGLSPGDCHLTSFPVVTMCNLAVGATSVMFAKRLNLKDRQLIKNHFCPNIVSASVEYFNQFSAIIDHSKLKKLVVGGSTLLPHLVAKCTAKFDPKKTELVYGSTEAEPIATLTAAKYFDIYSTEEKGIPVGVKHPNIEVKIIQPNTDKVIECSESYIGEIIVSGNHVLKTYYKDENAYRENKMEWQQTIWHRTGDAGYIKHGILYFFGRMKWCWQENGEWFSPVTCEKFCSENNLALEATWLRIENENMLFYSGKKAAKNDLLQSFPHTVSKIISLKKLPKDKRHASRIDYEKLIGLGLK from the coding sequence ATGAATATTGTAAACCACTTTTTTGAAGCTGCAAAGCAGCACCCATTGGCCACAGCCATGGTAGAAAAACAAAGGGTTTTGAGCTTCTCGGACATGCAAAAACAAGTGGAACAAACGGCTTTCTCGCTTTCTAAAAAGGGAATAAAATCCAACCAAAATATACTGGTAATGATGCCCGTGGGAATTGACCTTTACGTGCACATTTTGGCTATTTTCCAAATAGGTGCCCGTGTGGTGCTGGTGGATCAAATTTTTCCAAAAAAAGGAGTGTTATATGCTTTCAAAAAAGCTGAGTGTACGGCCATCGTAACGAATCATTTCTTATCCGTTTTTAGATTGTTCTTTTTCAGTTCAGGTTTGTTTGGCAACGTTTTTTCCATCAAAAAAAACCCTGAACGATTAAAACAAATTTCACAAAAAACGAGGGATGATGAAGCCTTAATCACTTTTACAAGTGGCAGCACCGGAAATGCCAAAGCTGCCAACCGAACCCATGGCTTTTTGGATATACAATTGCAAACCATTATTCAAAAAACAGGGCTTTCACCCGGCGATTGTCATCTCACTTCGTTTCCGGTGGTAACGATGTGCAATTTGGCCGTAGGAGCCACCTCTGTAATGTTTGCCAAACGATTGAATTTAAAAGATCGACAACTTATAAAAAATCATTTTTGCCCCAATATTGTATCTGCCTCGGTAGAATATTTCAATCAGTTTTCGGCAATTATTGACCACTCAAAATTGAAAAAACTCGTTGTCGGCGGCTCTACCCTTTTACCACATCTGGTGGCCAAATGCACGGCCAAATTTGACCCCAAAAAGACCGAATTAGTCTATGGTAGCACAGAGGCTGAACCTATTGCAACCCTTACAGCTGCCAAATATTTCGATATATATTCAACAGAGGAAAAAGGAATTCCGGTGGGTGTAAAACACCCGAATATTGAGGTAAAAATTATTCAGCCAAATACCGACAAAGTAATAGAATGTAGCGAATCATACATTGGTGAAATCATCGTATCGGGCAATCATGTTTTAAAAACATATTACAAAGACGAAAATGCTTACCGTGAAAACAAAATGGAATGGCAACAAACCATTTGGCACCGCACCGGAGATGCGGGATATATCAAACATGGCATACTCTATTTTTTTGGTAGAATGAAGTGGTGTTGGCAGGAAAATGGCGAGTGGTTTTCTCCTGTGACATGCGAAAAATTCTGTTCTGAAAACAATTTGGCTTTGGAGGCTACCTGGCTGCGAATTGAAAATGAAAATATGCTATTTTATTCCGGGAAAAAGGCAGCGAAAAACGACTTATTACAGAGTTTCCCTCACACAGTTTCCAAAATCATTTCACTGAAAAAATTGCCAAAAGACAAGCGACATGCCAGCAGAATAGACTATGAGAAACTGATTGGATTGGGATTGAAATAA